The Thamnophis elegans isolate rThaEle1 chromosome Z, rThaEle1.pri, whole genome shotgun sequence genome contains a region encoding:
- the LOC116521555 gene encoding vomeronasal type-2 receptor 26-like: protein MDIIHNAPTPKSKSELQAFLGLLNVYTVFLPHKASVAELLHCLLDGSASWHWATREAEAFAEVKTLVISSAVLIQYNERLPLTLACDMSPYGVSAVLAHRLPNGLEAPIAPLTAPAFSLKMKICTEYGLSEILLMILLSWISCKAAKCEFQNLPPITHQYYQPGDIIIGGIVSQSFILSIPADFSHQPLPISSDEIIVVTKNYQHVLALEFAVKKINENPFILPNVTLGFHIYDIYSDARLTYQATMQLICTKNKFIPNYECGLKDKLSAIIGGLRSDTSHLISNILGIYKTPQLLYGSTLKRTNKTEFLSPYRMVPDDTIQYLGILQLLLHFKWIWIGFIADDKDNGEMFLKLMLPLFSERGICLAFTETCPENVSFEDYKEDIIRKGSEMYNKIMNSVATALIFYGEADSIVFLRWVLYFPEIEVSLCKPKGKVWIFTAQMEIKSLVYQWVWDIQVLHGALSFAIHSKDLQQFKLFIQERKPSSARGDGLITDFWEQAFRCVFPNTFSGQIEGDICSGEERLESLLGPFFELSMTGHSYSIYNAVYAVAHALDALFVSTSKPRTMMKEEKIIKLNYQPWQLHSFLRQVSFNNSAGDEIFFDQNGMVVAGFDVINWITFPNQSFARVKIGRMDPPNPNLNQTFTINHDAIVWHSWFNQTQPLSVCNDNCHSGYSKQKKEGKPFCCYDCIPCSEGKISTIKDAAECFHCQENHYPNKDNNLCIPKGIDFLSYEELLGIGLILGILSCSLITILVLGIFLKHHNTPIVKANNRNLTYILLVSLLLCFLCALLFIGKPTQVTCHLRQIIFAITFSVAVSCLLAKTMTVVLAFMATNPASKIKKWVGRKLATSIVLCCSLIQASICATWMTTSPPFPSADTHSAPNEIILQCSEGSDGMFYYVFGYLGFLACASFTVAFLARKLPDSFNEAKFITFSMLVFCSVWLSFVPTYLSTKGKYMVAVEIFSILASGAGLLGCIFFPKCYIILLKPKLNTREQLTRRNP, encoded by the exons ATGGACATCATCCACAATGCTCCTACCCCTAAATCTAAGAGTGAACTCCAAGCATTCTTAGGCTTGCTCAACGTTTACACGGTTTTCCTTCCACATAAGGCTTCAGTGGCAGAGCTGCTTCACTGTCTGCTGGATGGATCAGCGAGTTGGCATTGGGCGACTAGGGAAGCGGAAGCTTTCGCAGAAGTAAAGACCCTTGTCATATCATCGGCAGTCCTCATACAGTATAATGAACGACTGCCGTTGACCCTCGCTTGTGACATGTCACCCTATGGCGTCAGTGCTGTCTTAGCCCACAGACTACCTAATGGACTTGAGGCACCTATTGCCCCATTAACAGCTCCG GCATTTTCACTGAAAATGAAAATTTGCACTGAGTATGGATTATCAGAGATATTACTAATGATTCTACTTTCCTGGATATCATGTAAAGCTGCTAAATGTGAATTCCAAAACCTTCCTCCCATTACTCATCAATATTATCAGCCAGGAGACATTATAATTGGTGGCATTGTTTCACAAAGCTTCATCTTGTCTATTCCAGCAGATTTCAGCCATCAACCTCTTCCAATATCATCTGATGAAATTAT tgtggtgactaAGAACTATCAGCATGTCTTGGCTTTGGAATTTGCAGTAAAAAAGATCAATGAAAATCCCTTCATTTTACCCAATGTCACCTTGGGATTCCACATATATGATATCTATTCTGATGCCAGATTGACCTACCAAGCCACAATGCAACTTATTTGTACAAAAAACAAATTTATTCCCAATTATGAGTGTGGCCTCAAGGATAAATTAAGTGCAATCATAGGGGGACTTCGCTCAGATACATCCCACCTGATATCAAACATTTTAGGTATCTATAAGACTCCACAG CTCCTGTATGGTTCTACTCTGAAGAGGACAAATAAAACTGAATTCCTTTCCCCTTATCGGATGGTTCCAGATGACACCATTCAGTATCTAGGAATTCTGCAGTTACTCCTCCATTTCAAATGGATATGGATTGGATTCATCGCTGATGACAAAGATAATGGAGAAATGTTTCTGAAGCTCAtgcttccattattttctgagaGAGGAATCTGTTTAGCTTTTACAGAAACATGCCCTGAGAATGTAAGTTTTGAGGATTATAAGGAAGATATAATAAGGAAAGGGTCTGAAATGTATAATAAAATCATGAACAGTGTAGCCACTGCTTTGATCTTCTACGGAGAAGCTGATTCAATCGTATTTTTGAGATGGGTGCTGTACTTTCCAGAAATAGAAGTCAGTTTATGCAAACCCAAAGGCAAAGTCTGGATTTTTACTGCCCAAATGGAGATAAAATCACTTGTTTATCAATGGGTTTGGGATATTCAGGTCCTCCATGGTGCTTTGTCTTTTGCAATCCATTCTAAAGACCTGCAGCAATTTAAACTGTTTATTCAGGAAAGGAAACCTTCCAGTGCAAGAGGAGATGGTTTAATCACAGATTTCTGGGAACAGGCCTTTCGCTGTGTTTTCCCCAATACTTTTTCAGGTCAAATTGAAGGTGATATCTGTAGTGGAGAAGAGAGACTTGAAAGTCTTTTGGGGCCCTTTTTTGAACTAAGCATGACTGGTCACAGCTACAGCATCTATAATGCTGTCTATGCAGTGGCCCATGCATTGGATGCATTGTTTGTATCAACCTCCAAACCTAGAACAATGATGAAAGAAGAGAAGATAATAAAACTGAATTATCAACCATGGCAG CTTCACTCCTTTCTGAGGCAAGTCTCGTTCAACAATAGTGCAGGAGATGAAATATTTTTTGATCAGAATGGAATGGTAGTTGCAGGATTTGATGTCATAAATTGGATTACATTCCCAAATCAGTCCTTTGCTAGAGTAAAGATTGGAAGAATGGATCCCCCAAACCCTAATCTAAACCAAACATTTACCATCAACCATGATGCTATTGTGTGGCACAGCTGGTTTAATCAG ACACAGCCTCTTTCTGTTTGTAATGACAATTGTCATTCTGGATATAGCaagcaaaagaaggaagggaagccaTTCTGTTGTTATGATTGCATTCCATGTTCAGAAGGGAAGATCTCTACAATAAAGG ATGCAGCTGAATGCTTTCATTGCCAAGAAAATCATTACCCAAATAAAGATAATAATTTATGCATTCCCAAGGGCATAGACTTTTTGTCCTATGAAGAGCTCCTGGGAATTGGTTTAATTCTTGGGATTCTTTCATGTTCCTTGATAACCATTCTGGTTCTTGGAATATTTCTGAAGCACCACAATACCcctattgtcaaagccaacaaccggaatcTCACATACATTCTCCTTGTCTCACTCTTACTCTGCTTTCTTTGTGCATTACTCTTTATTGGCAAACCTACTCAGGTGACCTGTCATCTCCGACAAATTATTTTTGCCATTACATTTTCAGTGGCTGTTTCTTGTCTGTTGGCCAAAACCATGACTGTTGTTTTGGCTTTTATGGCCACCAATCCAGCATCAAAGATCAAAAAATGGGTAGGGAGAAAACTAGCCACTTCCATTGTTCTTTGCTGTTCCCTTATTCAAGCAAGTATTTGTGCTACGTGGATGAcaacctctcccccatttccttCTGCTGATACACATTCAGCACCAAATGAAATTATCTTGCAATGTAGTGAAGGTTCAGATGGAATGTTTTACTATGTTTTTGGTTACTTGGGTTTCTTGGCCTGTGCAAGTTTCACTGTAGCTTTCCTTGCCAGGAAATTACCTGatagtttcaatgaagccaagttcatcactttcagcatgctggttttctgcagtgtttggCTCTCCTTTGTTCCaacctatctgagcaccaaagggaagtacatggtggctgtggagatcttttcAATTTTAGCCTCCGGTGCAGGGCTGTTGGGctgtatctttttccccaaatgttatATTATTTTGCTGAAACCTAAACTAAACACAAGGGAACAATTAACAAGAAGAAATCCCTAA
- the LOC116521556 gene encoding vomeronasal type-2 receptor 26-like: MLIVVGLFVLLLPRVTYQMNIKCRIVDHHHIFHMYLKPGDLLLGGLVRHTFFVSSPKSFDKSPPPTYSEKYQVMTQNYQHILALDFAIKKINEDPQVLPNITLGFHIYDSHFNTRWAFRSAMQLISPKEQFLPNYHCDSKDNLLAIIEGLGIESSSQIPNIFSIYKIPQLSYGSAPLTMNHTQTTYFYQMVPNEAHQYKEILKLLLYFRWTWVGFFIANGINSEWIFQIMVPEFVTCGLCFAFIDTIYNIGMKSEYGNIKKWKYKLWNRIMTSTANIFLLFGDIRTPVFLDMLLRLGRDNERTNKINGKVWILTAQLELKYYSNKRGQKTAELIYHGALSLAIHSSELQGFKEFIWDRKPSNVKEDFLMRDFWSSAFGCNFPNWILNRKYRNLCSRLEDLENISENILEKTITGHSYSIYNAAFAVAHALHAMYSSRFKYKKMMEKRKWTSLTQQSWKLLYFLKQVSFNNTMGDKVSFDQNGVLLTAFDVINWVLVPNKSFVGIKVGMINIQESRDPKLTMNENLIVWNTWFNHVQPFSVCNEKCQPGYRKQKKEGEPFCCYDCIPCPEGKISEWADMPDCVECKEGHYPNKQHNICVPKIVTFLSYNETIGMGLAIGALFLSLITVALLRTFIMHHNTPIVKANNRDLTYTLLISLLLCFLSTLLFIGQPQKITCVLQQSVFGIVFSIAISSVLAKTITVVLAFMATQPGTKRTRRMGKGLANSIVICCSLIQVGICTVWLSTSPPFPDADMHSGMGETTLQCNEASPAMFYSVIGYIGFLATASFIVAYFARNLPDSFNEAKSITFSMLVFCSVWLSFVPSYLSTKGKYMVAVEIFSILASGAGLLSFIFFPKWYIIVVRPELNNRDQLKWRKH, from the exons ATGTTGATTGTAGTAGGATTGTTTGTTCTGCTGCTGCCTCGTGTGACATACCAGATGAACATAAAGTGTCGAATTGTGGATCACCATCACATTTTTCACATGTACCTTAAGCCAGGGGATCTTCTTCTTGGTGGCCTTGTTCGTCATACCTTCTTTGTCTCCAGCCCAAAATCTTTTGATAAATCACCACCTCCAACATACTCTGAAAAGTACCA GGTTATGACTCAGAACTACCAGCATATTCTGGCCTTGGACTTTGCAATAAAGAAAATCAATGAAGACCCACAGGTCTTACCCAACATCACTCTTGGATTCCATATCTATGATAGCCATTTCAATACCAGGTGGGCCTTTCGTTCTGCAATGCAACTTATTTCTCCAAAGGAGCAATTTCTCCCAAATTACCATTGTGATAGTAAAGACAATCTTCTTGCAATCATTGAAGGACTTGGCATTGAATCTTCCTCTCAGATCCCAAATATTTTTAGCATCTACAAAATTCCTCAG CTCTCCTATGGCTCTGCTCCATTGACAATGAATCACACCCAAACCACTTACTTCTACCAAATGGTTCCAAATGAAGCCCATCAGTATAAGGAAATTCTCAAATTACTTCTCTATTTCAGGTGGACCTGGGTTGGATTTTTCATTGCAAATGGAATAAATTCTGAATGGATATTTCAAATTATGGTTCCAGAATTTGTTACTTGTggactttgctttgcttttatagATACAATCTACAATATAGGAATGAAAAGTGAATATGGGaatattaaaaaatggaaatataaattATGGAATAGAATCATGACCAGCACAGCTAATATATTTCTCCTCTTTGGTGATATTCGCACTCCAGTATTTTTGGACATGTTGTTACGTCTAGGAAGGGATAATGAAAGAACAAACAAGATCAATGGTAAAGTGTGGATTTTGACTGCTCAGCTAGAACTTAAATACTATAGTAATAAACGGGGTCAAAAAACTGCTGAACTAATCTATCATGGTGCTTTATCCTTGGCTATCCATTCAAGTGAACTACAAGGATTTAAGGAatttatttgggacagaaagCCTTCCAATGTGAAAGAAGATTTTTTAATGAGGGACTTTTGGTCTTCTGCTTTTGGCTGCAATTTCCCCAATTGGATTCTGAACCGTAAATATCGAAACCTCTGCAGTAGACTGGAGGACTTGGAGAacatttctgaaaacattttagagaaaaccattactgggCATAGCTACAGCATCTATAATGCTGCCTTTGCTGTGGCTCATGCTTTGCATGCCATGTATTCCTCCAGATTCAAGTACAAAAAAATGATGGAGAAGAGGAAATGGACATCTCTTACTCAGCAATCATGGAAG CTCCTCTATTTCCTGAAACAAGTGTCATTTAACAATACCATGGGGGACAAAGTTTCCTTTGACCAGAATGGTGTGCTTCTAACAGCATTTGATGTTATAAATTGGGTTTTGGTTCCAAACAAGTCTTTTGTTGGAATAAAGGTTGGAATGATTAACATCCAAGAATCAAGAGATCCAAAACTGACTATGAATGAAAATCTTATTGTCTGGAACACTTGGTTTAATCAC GTGCAACCTTTCTCGGTTTGTAATGAAAAGTGCCAACctggttacagaaaacaaaagaaagaaggggagccattttgctgctatgattgcaTTCCTTGTCCAGAAGGCAAGATTTCTGAATGGGCAG ATATGCCTGACTGTGTTGAATGCAAAGAAGGCCATTATCCAAACAAGCAGCATAATATCTGCGTTCCTAAAATTGTAACATTTTTATCCTATAATGAAACTATAGGAATGGGTTTAGCCATCGGTGCACTTTTCCTTTCACTGATAACAGTTGCTTTATTAAGAACATTTATAATGCATCACAACACTCCCATTGTGAAAGCCAATAACCGAGACCTCACTTACACCCTTCTCATCTCTCTTCTGCTCTGCTTCCTTTCTACACTGCTTTTTATTGGGCAGCCTCAAAAGATCACATGTGTCCTGCAACAATCTGTTTTTGGCATAGTCTTCTCAATAGCTATTTCTTCAGTATTAGCCAAAACTATCACTGTGGTTCTGGCATTCATGGCCACCCAACCAGGAACAAAGAGGACTAGAAGGATGGGGAAAGGATTGGCCAATTCCATTGTTATTTGTTGTTCTCTTATTCAAGTAGGCATTTGTACTGTGTGGCTGTCAACCAGTCCCCCATTCCCGGATGCTGATATGCACTCAGGAATGGGTGAAACTACCTTGCAGTGTAATGAGGCATCTCctgccatgttttacagtgtGATTGGGTACATAGGCTTTTTAGCCACTGCCAGCTTTATTGTGGCTTACTTTGCCAGGAATTTACCTGACAGTTTCAACGAAGCCAAATCTATTACATTCAGCATGCTAGTGTTCTGCAGTGTGTGGTTGTCATTTGTTCCAAGTTACCTGAGCACTAAAGGAAAATACATGGTTGCTGTGGAGATTTTCTCTATTTTAGCTTCTGGTGCTGGATTGCTGAGTTTTATATTTTTCCCCAAATGGTACATCATTGTTGTGAGGCCTGAACTGAACAACCGGGATCAGCTTAAGTGGAGAAAGCATTGA